A genomic segment from Nicotiana tabacum cultivar K326 chromosome 9, ASM71507v2, whole genome shotgun sequence encodes:
- the LOC107777853 gene encoding uncharacterized protein At2g33490 isoform X2, whose protein sequence is MGDCLLEKTALNDDEESGKVLLMLGKMQFQLQRLVDNYRSHIIRTIAVPSESLLNELRIVEEMKLQCDNKREVYEQMVQKYRDKGRTKGTKGECISSHQLQAAYEEYDEGATVFVFRMKSLKQGQSRSLLTQAARHHAAQLSFFKKAVKSLEVIEPHVKLVTELHHIDYHFHGLEEDDGDDVGNDDDDDENDYDDDSDDVSESLDDGELSFDYGQNDQVNPSTHSMELDKVDVTVPETATKGASMENLNKSHGGNSFSFFRDVNSTKSAPLLSGRKQDPSEGGATRMTSSLSNKFQPYVLPTPVEAKTTDSVKSYSVHPQTRRTGQTASVLHSWHSSPLDQFKHEKLVADEKLSGPITSNTQSVLTESNNYAKSGPLPPPLPEGLSSLQHDWSNAKKVKRQAFSGPLTAKPWPKKPVVSAGSPIASTGYPQHFSLPFLHASTPEPSSAPKLSSRTSPPLMSSPKISELHELPRPPANLASKRPPRQIAHSGPLVSKVQELSSTNKVTVSSTASTLPTPPALPRSYSIPSRGQIEIAFHVSKPLEDMASPPLTPIAFGNIQHSPPAS, encoded by the exons ATGGGCGATTGTCTTCTTGAGAAAACAGCATtgaatgatgatgaagaaagcG GTAAGGTATTGCTAATGCTGGGTAAAATGCAGTTTCAGCTTCAGAGACTTGTAGATAACTAT CGGTCACATATTATCAGGACAATCGCAGTCCCCTCAGAATCCCTTCTCAATGAACTGCGCATAGTTGAG GAGATGAAGCTGCAATGTGATAACAAGAG agAAGTTTATGAGCAGATGGTGCAAAAATACAGAGATAAAGGCAGGACAAAAGGCACTAAAGGAGAATGTATTTCATCTCACCAGCTGCAAGCAGCTTATGAAGAATATGATGAGGGGGCCACTGTTTTTGTATTCCGTATGAAGTCCCTCAAGCAAGGACAATCCCGCAGCCTTTTAACACAGGCAGCTCGACACCATGCTGCTCAG TTGTCTTTCTTCAAGAAAGCCGTCAAGTCTCTTGAGGTGATTGAGCCACATGTCAAATTGGTGACGGAACTGCATCATATTGATTATCACTTCCATGGGCTTGAAGAAGATGATGGAGATGATGTTggcaatgatgatgatgatgatgaaaatGATTACGACGATGACTCTGATGACGTATCCGAGTCACTTGATGACGGTGAACTGAGTTTTGACTATGGGCAGAATGACCAGGTTAATCCTTCAACCCATTCAATGGAG TTGGATAAAGTGGATGTTACAGTTCCTGAAACTGCTACAAAGGGTGCATCAATG GAAAATCTCAATAAGAGTCATGGTGGaaactctttttccttctttagaGATGTTAACAGCACCAAGTCAGCACCACTTTTGTCTGGGAGGAAACAAGATCCTTCTGAGGGGGGTGCCACACGAATGACTTCGTCACTCTCAAACAAGTTTCAACCGTATGTTTTACCCACACCAGTTGAGGCAAAAACTACAGATTCAGTAAAATCATATAGCGTACACCCTCAAACAAGGCGAACTGGCCAGACTGCTAGTGTACTTCACTCATGGCATTCGTCCCCTTTGGATCAGTTCAAACATGAAAAGCTTGTGGCAGATGAGAAGTTATCTGGACCTATCACCTCGAATACACAATCAGTTCTCACAGAGAGCAACAATTATGCAAAATCTGGTCCGTTGCCCCCTCCACTGCCAGAAGGCCTCTCATCTTTGCAGCATGATTGGTCGAATGCTAAAAAGGTCAAGAGACAAGCTTTTTCTGGTCCTTTGACCGCGAAGCCGTGGCCAAAGAAGCCTGTTGTTTCTGCTGGtagtccaattgcttcaactggATACCCTCAGCATTTTTCTCTGCCTTTCTTGCATGCTTCAACGCCTGAACCTTCATCGGCCCCTAAATTATCTTCACGTACTTCTCCTCCTCTCATGTCATCACCTAAAATAAGTGAGTTACATGAACTACCTAGACCACCAGCTAATTTAGCCTCCAAAAGACCCCCACGTCAGATTGCTCATTCAGGACCTTTGGTGTCAAAAGTCCAGGAACTTTCTTCCACAAATAAAGTGACAGTGTCTTCAACTGCTTCTACACTACCAACACCTCCAGCCCTTCCTCGTAGTTACTCCATACCATCTAGGGGTCAGATAGAAATAGCTTTCCATGTTTCTAAGCCACTGGAAGATATGGCTTCACCTCCTTTAACGCCAATAGCCTTCGGGAACATCCAGCATTCTCCCCCTGCTTCATAG
- the LOC107777853 gene encoding uncharacterized protein At2g33490 isoform X3 has product MGKVLLMLGKMQFQLQRLVDNYRSHIIRTIAVPSESLLNELRIVEEMKLQCDNKREVYEQMVQKYRDKGRTKGTKGECISSHQLQAAYEEYDEGATVFVFRMKSLKQGQSRSLLTQAARHHAAQLSFFKKAVKSLEVIEPHVKLVTELHHIDYHFHGLEEDDGDDVGNDDDDDENDYDDDSDDVSESLDDGELSFDYGQNDQVNPSTHSMELDKVDVTVPETATKGASMENLNKSHGGNSFSFFRDVNSTKSAPLLSGRKQDPSEGGATRMTSSLSNKFQPYVLPTPVEAKTTDSVKSYSVHPQTRRTGQTASVLHSWHSSPLDQFKHEKLVADEKLSGPITSNTQSVLTESNNYAKSGPLPPPLPEGLSSLQHDWSNAKKVKRQAFSGPLTAKPWPKKPVVSAGSPIASTGYPQHFSLPFLHASTPEPSSAPKLSSRTSPPLMSSPKISELHELPRPPANLASKRPPRQIAHSGPLVSKVQELSSTNKVTVSSTASTLPTPPALPRSYSIPSRGQIEIAFHVSKPLEDMASPPLTPIAFGNIQHSPPAS; this is encoded by the exons atgg GTAAGGTATTGCTAATGCTGGGTAAAATGCAGTTTCAGCTTCAGAGACTTGTAGATAACTAT CGGTCACATATTATCAGGACAATCGCAGTCCCCTCAGAATCCCTTCTCAATGAACTGCGCATAGTTGAG GAGATGAAGCTGCAATGTGATAACAAGAG agAAGTTTATGAGCAGATGGTGCAAAAATACAGAGATAAAGGCAGGACAAAAGGCACTAAAGGAGAATGTATTTCATCTCACCAGCTGCAAGCAGCTTATGAAGAATATGATGAGGGGGCCACTGTTTTTGTATTCCGTATGAAGTCCCTCAAGCAAGGACAATCCCGCAGCCTTTTAACACAGGCAGCTCGACACCATGCTGCTCAG TTGTCTTTCTTCAAGAAAGCCGTCAAGTCTCTTGAGGTGATTGAGCCACATGTCAAATTGGTGACGGAACTGCATCATATTGATTATCACTTCCATGGGCTTGAAGAAGATGATGGAGATGATGTTggcaatgatgatgatgatgatgaaaatGATTACGACGATGACTCTGATGACGTATCCGAGTCACTTGATGACGGTGAACTGAGTTTTGACTATGGGCAGAATGACCAGGTTAATCCTTCAACCCATTCAATGGAG TTGGATAAAGTGGATGTTACAGTTCCTGAAACTGCTACAAAGGGTGCATCAATG GAAAATCTCAATAAGAGTCATGGTGGaaactctttttccttctttagaGATGTTAACAGCACCAAGTCAGCACCACTTTTGTCTGGGAGGAAACAAGATCCTTCTGAGGGGGGTGCCACACGAATGACTTCGTCACTCTCAAACAAGTTTCAACCGTATGTTTTACCCACACCAGTTGAGGCAAAAACTACAGATTCAGTAAAATCATATAGCGTACACCCTCAAACAAGGCGAACTGGCCAGACTGCTAGTGTACTTCACTCATGGCATTCGTCCCCTTTGGATCAGTTCAAACATGAAAAGCTTGTGGCAGATGAGAAGTTATCTGGACCTATCACCTCGAATACACAATCAGTTCTCACAGAGAGCAACAATTATGCAAAATCTGGTCCGTTGCCCCCTCCACTGCCAGAAGGCCTCTCATCTTTGCAGCATGATTGGTCGAATGCTAAAAAGGTCAAGAGACAAGCTTTTTCTGGTCCTTTGACCGCGAAGCCGTGGCCAAAGAAGCCTGTTGTTTCTGCTGGtagtccaattgcttcaactggATACCCTCAGCATTTTTCTCTGCCTTTCTTGCATGCTTCAACGCCTGAACCTTCATCGGCCCCTAAATTATCTTCACGTACTTCTCCTCCTCTCATGTCATCACCTAAAATAAGTGAGTTACATGAACTACCTAGACCACCAGCTAATTTAGCCTCCAAAAGACCCCCACGTCAGATTGCTCATTCAGGACCTTTGGTGTCAAAAGTCCAGGAACTTTCTTCCACAAATAAAGTGACAGTGTCTTCAACTGCTTCTACACTACCAACACCTCCAGCCCTTCCTCGTAGTTACTCCATACCATCTAGGGGTCAGATAGAAATAGCTTTCCATGTTTCTAAGCCACTGGAAGATATGGCTTCACCTCCTTTAACGCCAATAGCCTTCGGGAACATCCAGCATTCTCCCCCTGCTTCATAG
- the LOC107777855 gene encoding leucine-rich repeat protein 1 — protein MHVHSLYKYIYISSAATSIISSKGKMRFVGLVFLVGALAIIAAECNSEGDALNAFKVNVVDPNNVLQSWDPTLINPCTWFHVTCNGENTVVRVDLGAANLTGTLVPQLGMLANLQYLQLENNSFSGAIPSQLGNLTRLVSLGLDNNKLSGPIPSSLGNLISLRWMRLNGNKLSGKIPITVLKLIYWGNLQLLNVSDNKLAGTVHRANQTGFAITTIVQDVKA, from the exons ATGCACGTACATAgtttgtataaatatatatatataagtagtGCAGCGACCTCGATAATATCtagtaaaggaaaaatgaggttcGTTGGCTTGGTGTTCCTAGTTGGTGCGCTGGCCATTATAGCTGCAGAATGCAACTCTGAAG GGGATGCTCTTAATGCATTCAAAGTTAACGTGGTAGACCCAAACAATGTTCTTCAGAGCTGGGACCCGACGTTAATCAATCCTTGCACATGGTTTCATGTCACCTGCAACGGCGAAAATACTGTTGTAAGAGT GGACCTAGGTGCTGCTAATCTTACCGGGACACTGGTACCTCAGTTGGGAATGCTAGCCAATCTTCAATACTT GCAACTTGAAAATAATTCATTTAGCGGAGCAATCCCAAGCCAATTAGGCAACTTGACAAGGCTAGTGAGTTTGGGATTAGACAATAACAAGCTGAGTGGCCCTATCCCATCATCTCTTGGCAATTTAATATCTTTGCGATGGAT GAGATTGAACGGTAATAAATTATCAGGGAAAATTCCAATCACAGTCTTGAAGCTCATCTACTGGGGAAATTTGCAGCTACT GAATGTTTCAGACAATAAACTAGCAGGGACTGTCCATCGTGCTAACCAAACAG GATTTGCAATTACAACAATTGTTCAAGACGTCAAGGCCTAG
- the LOC107777853 gene encoding uncharacterized protein At2g33490 isoform X4 gives MLGKMQFQLQRLVDNYRSHIIRTIAVPSESLLNELRIVEEMKLQCDNKREVYEQMVQKYRDKGRTKGTKGECISSHQLQAAYEEYDEGATVFVFRMKSLKQGQSRSLLTQAARHHAAQLSFFKKAVKSLEVIEPHVKLVTELHHIDYHFHGLEEDDGDDVGNDDDDDENDYDDDSDDVSESLDDGELSFDYGQNDQVNPSTHSMELDKVDVTVPETATKGASMENLNKSHGGNSFSFFRDVNSTKSAPLLSGRKQDPSEGGATRMTSSLSNKFQPYVLPTPVEAKTTDSVKSYSVHPQTRRTGQTASVLHSWHSSPLDQFKHEKLVADEKLSGPITSNTQSVLTESNNYAKSGPLPPPLPEGLSSLQHDWSNAKKVKRQAFSGPLTAKPWPKKPVVSAGSPIASTGYPQHFSLPFLHASTPEPSSAPKLSSRTSPPLMSSPKISELHELPRPPANLASKRPPRQIAHSGPLVSKVQELSSTNKVTVSSTASTLPTPPALPRSYSIPSRGQIEIAFHVSKPLEDMASPPLTPIAFGNIQHSPPAS, from the exons ATGCTGGGTAAAATGCAGTTTCAGCTTCAGAGACTTGTAGATAACTAT CGGTCACATATTATCAGGACAATCGCAGTCCCCTCAGAATCCCTTCTCAATGAACTGCGCATAGTTGAG GAGATGAAGCTGCAATGTGATAACAAGAG agAAGTTTATGAGCAGATGGTGCAAAAATACAGAGATAAAGGCAGGACAAAAGGCACTAAAGGAGAATGTATTTCATCTCACCAGCTGCAAGCAGCTTATGAAGAATATGATGAGGGGGCCACTGTTTTTGTATTCCGTATGAAGTCCCTCAAGCAAGGACAATCCCGCAGCCTTTTAACACAGGCAGCTCGACACCATGCTGCTCAG TTGTCTTTCTTCAAGAAAGCCGTCAAGTCTCTTGAGGTGATTGAGCCACATGTCAAATTGGTGACGGAACTGCATCATATTGATTATCACTTCCATGGGCTTGAAGAAGATGATGGAGATGATGTTggcaatgatgatgatgatgatgaaaatGATTACGACGATGACTCTGATGACGTATCCGAGTCACTTGATGACGGTGAACTGAGTTTTGACTATGGGCAGAATGACCAGGTTAATCCTTCAACCCATTCAATGGAG TTGGATAAAGTGGATGTTACAGTTCCTGAAACTGCTACAAAGGGTGCATCAATG GAAAATCTCAATAAGAGTCATGGTGGaaactctttttccttctttagaGATGTTAACAGCACCAAGTCAGCACCACTTTTGTCTGGGAGGAAACAAGATCCTTCTGAGGGGGGTGCCACACGAATGACTTCGTCACTCTCAAACAAGTTTCAACCGTATGTTTTACCCACACCAGTTGAGGCAAAAACTACAGATTCAGTAAAATCATATAGCGTACACCCTCAAACAAGGCGAACTGGCCAGACTGCTAGTGTACTTCACTCATGGCATTCGTCCCCTTTGGATCAGTTCAAACATGAAAAGCTTGTGGCAGATGAGAAGTTATCTGGACCTATCACCTCGAATACACAATCAGTTCTCACAGAGAGCAACAATTATGCAAAATCTGGTCCGTTGCCCCCTCCACTGCCAGAAGGCCTCTCATCTTTGCAGCATGATTGGTCGAATGCTAAAAAGGTCAAGAGACAAGCTTTTTCTGGTCCTTTGACCGCGAAGCCGTGGCCAAAGAAGCCTGTTGTTTCTGCTGGtagtccaattgcttcaactggATACCCTCAGCATTTTTCTCTGCCTTTCTTGCATGCTTCAACGCCTGAACCTTCATCGGCCCCTAAATTATCTTCACGTACTTCTCCTCCTCTCATGTCATCACCTAAAATAAGTGAGTTACATGAACTACCTAGACCACCAGCTAATTTAGCCTCCAAAAGACCCCCACGTCAGATTGCTCATTCAGGACCTTTGGTGTCAAAAGTCCAGGAACTTTCTTCCACAAATAAAGTGACAGTGTCTTCAACTGCTTCTACACTACCAACACCTCCAGCCCTTCCTCGTAGTTACTCCATACCATCTAGGGGTCAGATAGAAATAGCTTTCCATGTTTCTAAGCCACTGGAAGATATGGCTTCACCTCCTTTAACGCCAATAGCCTTCGGGAACATCCAGCATTCTCCCCCTGCTTCATAG
- the LOC107777853 gene encoding uncharacterized protein At2g33490 isoform X1 encodes MKTSLKKLRGLANLRHDKKERRLRQPSDELALATQDMEEMKDCYDRLLSAAAATANGAYEFSESLREMGDCLLEKTALNDDEESGKVLLMLGKMQFQLQRLVDNYRSHIIRTIAVPSESLLNELRIVEEMKLQCDNKREVYEQMVQKYRDKGRTKGTKGECISSHQLQAAYEEYDEGATVFVFRMKSLKQGQSRSLLTQAARHHAAQLSFFKKAVKSLEVIEPHVKLVTELHHIDYHFHGLEEDDGDDVGNDDDDDENDYDDDSDDVSESLDDGELSFDYGQNDQVNPSTHSMELDKVDVTVPETATKGASMENLNKSHGGNSFSFFRDVNSTKSAPLLSGRKQDPSEGGATRMTSSLSNKFQPYVLPTPVEAKTTDSVKSYSVHPQTRRTGQTASVLHSWHSSPLDQFKHEKLVADEKLSGPITSNTQSVLTESNNYAKSGPLPPPLPEGLSSLQHDWSNAKKVKRQAFSGPLTAKPWPKKPVVSAGSPIASTGYPQHFSLPFLHASTPEPSSAPKLSSRTSPPLMSSPKISELHELPRPPANLASKRPPRQIAHSGPLVSKVQELSSTNKVTVSSTASTLPTPPALPRSYSIPSRGQIEIAFHVSKPLEDMASPPLTPIAFGNIQHSPPAS; translated from the exons AATTTTCCGAATCATTGCGAGAAATGGGCGATTGTCTTCTTGAGAAAACAGCATtgaatgatgatgaagaaagcG GTAAGGTATTGCTAATGCTGGGTAAAATGCAGTTTCAGCTTCAGAGACTTGTAGATAACTAT CGGTCACATATTATCAGGACAATCGCAGTCCCCTCAGAATCCCTTCTCAATGAACTGCGCATAGTTGAG GAGATGAAGCTGCAATGTGATAACAAGAG agAAGTTTATGAGCAGATGGTGCAAAAATACAGAGATAAAGGCAGGACAAAAGGCACTAAAGGAGAATGTATTTCATCTCACCAGCTGCAAGCAGCTTATGAAGAATATGATGAGGGGGCCACTGTTTTTGTATTCCGTATGAAGTCCCTCAAGCAAGGACAATCCCGCAGCCTTTTAACACAGGCAGCTCGACACCATGCTGCTCAG TTGTCTTTCTTCAAGAAAGCCGTCAAGTCTCTTGAGGTGATTGAGCCACATGTCAAATTGGTGACGGAACTGCATCATATTGATTATCACTTCCATGGGCTTGAAGAAGATGATGGAGATGATGTTggcaatgatgatgatgatgatgaaaatGATTACGACGATGACTCTGATGACGTATCCGAGTCACTTGATGACGGTGAACTGAGTTTTGACTATGGGCAGAATGACCAGGTTAATCCTTCAACCCATTCAATGGAG TTGGATAAAGTGGATGTTACAGTTCCTGAAACTGCTACAAAGGGTGCATCAATG GAAAATCTCAATAAGAGTCATGGTGGaaactctttttccttctttagaGATGTTAACAGCACCAAGTCAGCACCACTTTTGTCTGGGAGGAAACAAGATCCTTCTGAGGGGGGTGCCACACGAATGACTTCGTCACTCTCAAACAAGTTTCAACCGTATGTTTTACCCACACCAGTTGAGGCAAAAACTACAGATTCAGTAAAATCATATAGCGTACACCCTCAAACAAGGCGAACTGGCCAGACTGCTAGTGTACTTCACTCATGGCATTCGTCCCCTTTGGATCAGTTCAAACATGAAAAGCTTGTGGCAGATGAGAAGTTATCTGGACCTATCACCTCGAATACACAATCAGTTCTCACAGAGAGCAACAATTATGCAAAATCTGGTCCGTTGCCCCCTCCACTGCCAGAAGGCCTCTCATCTTTGCAGCATGATTGGTCGAATGCTAAAAAGGTCAAGAGACAAGCTTTTTCTGGTCCTTTGACCGCGAAGCCGTGGCCAAAGAAGCCTGTTGTTTCTGCTGGtagtccaattgcttcaactggATACCCTCAGCATTTTTCTCTGCCTTTCTTGCATGCTTCAACGCCTGAACCTTCATCGGCCCCTAAATTATCTTCACGTACTTCTCCTCCTCTCATGTCATCACCTAAAATAAGTGAGTTACATGAACTACCTAGACCACCAGCTAATTTAGCCTCCAAAAGACCCCCACGTCAGATTGCTCATTCAGGACCTTTGGTGTCAAAAGTCCAGGAACTTTCTTCCACAAATAAAGTGACAGTGTCTTCAACTGCTTCTACACTACCAACACCTCCAGCCCTTCCTCGTAGTTACTCCATACCATCTAGGGGTCAGATAGAAATAGCTTTCCATGTTTCTAAGCCACTGGAAGATATGGCTTCACCTCCTTTAACGCCAATAGCCTTCGGGAACATCCAGCATTCTCCCCCTGCTTCATAG